The nucleotide sequence TCGCCTCGTCCTCGGCGGCCATCACCGCCTCCGAGGATGTGCGGCCTCCGGTGTCCACGACGCGGGCCACGCCCAAGGACACCGTGGCGGTCACCATCACCCCCAAGAACATCATGGTGGGGGACAAGGAAGTGGTCCGCCTGAAGGAAGGGCGCATCCCCGCGGATCAGCTCCAGGGGCGGCTGGTGCCCGCGCTCGACGTGCAGCTCAAGAAGGAAGTGGAGAAGCTGAAGTACATCGCCTCGCGCAACCCGGCGGCGCCCTTCAGCCACGAGCTGTCCGTCATCGCGGACAAGAAAGTGCCCTACGACATGCTCCTCACCGTGCTGTACACGGCGGGGCAGAACGAGCTGGAGAACTACCGCTTCGTCGTGCTCAAGAAGGGCGACGACTGAGGGCGCTCCCTCGTGCCGCGAGGGAGCACCCGCGGAGTCCCTAGAGCGTGGGCGCGGCGGTGGTGTGGCCCCCACGCATCTCCAGCTCGTGGCGGGTGGCGTCCTCCTCGCAGCGAATGGCGAAGGGCAGGGCCTCCAGCCGCTCGATGGGGATGTCCGTGCCGCAGTCCACGCAGGTCCCGAACACGCCCATGTCCATGCGGCGCAAGGCCGCGTCGATGAGCATCACCTCGCGGCGCTGGGACTCGACCAGGCTGGACAGGGTGTAGTCCGCCAGCTCGGATTGGGCGTTCTCCTCGTACTCGGGATCGCGCTCCTGTTCCTTCAGGGCGCTGAGTTCCCGGTGCGCGCCATCGCTGGCGCTCAGCAGCT is from Myxococcaceae bacterium JPH2 and encodes:
- a CDS encoding TraR/DksA family transcriptional regulator; the protein is MATSREKDLMRIRAILQRRRRELLSASDGAHRELSALKEQERDPEYEENAQSELADYTLSSLVESQRREVMLIDAALRRMDMGVFGTCVDCGTDIPIERLEALPFAIRCEEDATRHELEMRGGHTTAAPTL
- a CDS encoding biopolymer transporter ExbD; protein product: MAEPTTPAPMSAVEEEQLARMRYRRALVRKKRKEREAAGEIKELNITAMMDMMTIILVFLLKSFASSSAAITASEDVRPPVSTTRATPKDTVAVTITPKNIMVGDKEVVRLKEGRIPADQLQGRLVPALDVQLKKEVEKLKYIASRNPAAPFSHELSVIADKKVPYDMLLTVLYTAGQNELENYRFVVLKKGDD